One Stigmatella aurantiaca genomic window carries:
- a CDS encoding inorganic phosphate transporter, producing MLLFAVIAIVAVALIFDFINGFHDAANSIATVVSTRVLSPNLAVAWAAFFNFIAAFGGGVQVANTVGKGIIDFEMLKAAGPHAVLMVIFSALMGAIVWNLLTWWWGLPSSSSHALAGGMIGATVPVLGFKGLVGSGIAKIAAFIVLSPLLGLVLGTAMMLGSIWTVRKQMPMKVDSWFRRLQLVSSAIFSYSHGTNDAQKVMGIIAVVLFGTIWKDRPFHIDWWMIISCHTAIALGTFFGGWRIVRTMGHSLTKLAPIGGFCAETGGGVTIIALAKLGIPVSTTHTITGAIVGVGTTKGWQAVRWGTAGRIIWAWVFTIPAAALVAVLVYAITRGIVGLVG from the coding sequence ATGCTGCTCTTCGCTGTCATCGCGATCGTCGCGGTCGCGCTCATCTTCGACTTCATCAACGGCTTTCACGACGCGGCGAACTCCATCGCGACGGTGGTGTCCACGCGCGTGCTGTCGCCGAACCTGGCGGTGGCCTGGGCCGCGTTCTTCAACTTCATCGCGGCGTTCGGTGGGGGCGTGCAGGTGGCCAACACCGTGGGCAAGGGCATCATCGACTTCGAGATGCTGAAGGCCGCCGGGCCCCACGCGGTGCTGATGGTCATCTTCTCGGCGCTGATGGGCGCCATCGTGTGGAATCTGCTGACGTGGTGGTGGGGCCTGCCGTCCTCGTCCTCGCACGCACTGGCCGGCGGGATGATCGGCGCCACGGTGCCGGTGCTGGGGTTCAAGGGGTTGGTGGGCTCGGGCATCGCGAAGATCGCCGCGTTCATCGTGCTCTCGCCGCTCCTGGGCCTGGTGCTGGGCACGGCGATGATGCTGGGGAGCATCTGGACGGTGCGCAAGCAGATGCCAATGAAGGTGGACTCGTGGTTCCGGCGGCTGCAGCTCGTCTCGTCGGCCATCTTCTCGTACAGCCACGGCACGAACGATGCGCAGAAGGTGATGGGCATCATCGCGGTGGTGCTCTTCGGCACCATCTGGAAGGACCGGCCGTTCCACATCGACTGGTGGATGATCATCTCGTGCCACACGGCCATCGCGCTGGGGACGTTCTTCGGCGGCTGGCGCATCGTCCGGACGATGGGCCACAGCCTGACGAAGCTGGCGCCGATTGGCGGCTTCTGCGCGGAGACGGGCGGCGGCGTCACCATCATCGCGCTGGCGAAGCTGGGCATTCCGGTGTCCACGACGCACACCATCACCGGGGCCATCGTGGGCGTGGGAACGACCAAGGGCTGGCAGGCGGTGCGCTGGGGCACGGCCGGGCGCATCATCTGGGCCTGGGTGTTCACCATCCCCGCGGCGGCGCTGGTGGCGGTGCTCGTCTACGCCATCACCCGTGGGATTGTGGGGCTCGTGGGGTAG
- a CDS encoding DUF47 domain-containing protein has product MLKRLMPKSDEFFDAFDAQCAVTVEGAKMLHALLTDYRDVAARVQALREVEHRGDDVTHAAFNRLHKEFITPFDRAQIHTLLSRIDDVLDLTNAAAARLHYYEIETSQPDAAELARLLVLSAEKVQEVVAALRLIKKPEQILAGCKDIKRLETQTDEALRAGMSRLFKSGLDTLTIIKWKEVYDLIETATDKCNGVANVIEGVVLEHS; this is encoded by the coding sequence ATGCTCAAGAGGCTGATGCCCAAGTCCGATGAGTTCTTCGACGCCTTCGACGCGCAGTGTGCCGTGACGGTGGAAGGGGCGAAGATGCTGCACGCCCTGCTGACGGACTACCGGGACGTGGCCGCCCGGGTCCAGGCCCTCCGCGAGGTGGAGCACCGGGGCGACGACGTGACGCACGCGGCCTTCAACCGCCTGCACAAGGAGTTCATCACCCCGTTCGACCGGGCGCAGATCCACACGCTGCTCTCCCGCATCGACGACGTGTTGGATCTCACCAACGCGGCGGCGGCCCGGCTGCACTACTACGAGATCGAGACGAGCCAGCCGGATGCCGCCGAGCTGGCGCGGCTGCTGGTGCTGAGCGCCGAGAAGGTCCAGGAAGTGGTGGCGGCGCTGCGGCTCATCAAGAAGCCGGAGCAGATCCTCGCCGGGTGCAAGGACATCAAGCGGCTGGAGACCCAGACGGACGAGGCGCTGCGCGCGGGCATGAGCCGGCTCTTCAAGAGCGGCCTGGACACGCTGACGATCATCAAGTGGAAGGAAGTCTACGACTTGATCGAGACCGCCACCGACAAGTGCAACGGCGTCGCGAACGTCATCGAAGGCGTGGTCCTGGAGCACTCCTGA
- a CDS encoding MBL fold metallo-hydrolase: MATRFKNLDGSEPHGFGTIFKWAVADKLAGRRRKSPDRAAVPRVEPDLAALATPPAPGEGARLTWLGHASWLVQLDGVSLLVDPVFSESLHHVVHRNVPPGVPPGKLPPITASLVSHNHYDHLDLPSLRQVGAPIVTGLGHAPIFQGARLPCTELDWWGSTRVGPVTVHYVPSQHWSRRSLADANRMLWGGFVIEGSSARLYHSGDTAYFEGFREIGRRYPGIDAAMLPIGAYDPAWFMSKQHMNPEEAVQAFEDLGAARFLAMHWGTFKLTDEPLDEPPQRLDTEWTRRQWPREKLHVLAVGESLTVRHG; encoded by the coding sequence ATGGCGACGCGCTTCAAGAACCTCGATGGCAGTGAGCCACACGGCTTTGGCACCATCTTCAAGTGGGCCGTGGCGGACAAGCTCGCGGGCCGGCGGCGCAAGTCTCCGGACCGGGCCGCCGTGCCCCGCGTCGAGCCGGACCTCGCCGCGCTGGCCACCCCTCCGGCCCCGGGCGAGGGCGCCCGGCTGACGTGGCTCGGCCACGCGAGCTGGCTGGTGCAGCTCGACGGGGTCTCCCTGCTCGTGGATCCGGTGTTCAGCGAGAGCCTCCACCACGTCGTCCACCGCAACGTGCCCCCGGGAGTCCCCCCCGGGAAGCTGCCGCCCATCACCGCCAGCCTCGTCTCCCACAACCACTACGATCACCTGGATCTGCCCTCGCTGCGGCAGGTGGGCGCCCCCATCGTCACCGGGCTGGGGCATGCCCCCATCTTCCAGGGCGCGCGGCTGCCGTGCACGGAGCTGGACTGGTGGGGCTCGACGCGGGTGGGCCCCGTCACCGTCCACTATGTCCCCTCGCAGCACTGGAGCCGCCGGTCCCTGGCGGACGCCAACCGCATGCTCTGGGGCGGCTTCGTCATCGAGGGCTCCAGCGCCCGGCTCTACCACTCGGGGGACACCGCCTACTTCGAGGGCTTCCGGGAGATTGGCCGCCGCTACCCGGGCATCGACGCGGCCATGCTGCCCATTGGCGCGTATGACCCGGCGTGGTTCATGAGCAAGCAGCACATGAACCCCGAGGAGGCGGTGCAGGCCTTCGAGGACCTGGGCGCCGCGCGCTTCCTCGCCATGCACTGGGGCACCTTCAAGCTGACGGACGAGCCGCTCGACGAGCCCCCCCAGCGCCTGGACACGGAGTGGACGCGCCGCCAGTGGCCGCGCGAGAAGCTGCACGTGCTCGCCGTGGGCGAGAGCCTCACCGTTCGTCACGGTTGA
- a CDS encoding M14 family zinc carboxypeptidase has product MLLPLLLATALSQAPLTTAAERSQWTRTGRYDEVESLCRAFPKAFPGKVRCETFGTTPEGRPLLALVASADGTLTPSAAAKKNRPVFFFQGGIHAGEIDGKDAGFWLLRDVLAGKALPGVLLQVTAVFVPVFNVDGHERFGPNQRPNQVGPEEMGWRVTAQNLNLNRDYVKADAPEMTALLTFLQTWDPVLYADLHVTDGAQFQPDVSLGLEPQKGHAAAMRPAGQKMISELLSVLKDQGHLPLPFYPSFNASDDPMSGFSYGISSPRFSHNYWAAQRRFGVLVETHSWKPYAHRVKTTRDVLEAMLRLVARDGAALRAAAKAAAAEAEAGQVKEVVLIWKTTEKNHPIEFPGYAYTRETSPLFQIPVVQYDATKPQVWTIPYFDEVRPGLTVPLPAGGYLIPAAHAAWVAVKLRAHGLRFQRLERAVPSAEVEVFRATEIQRRPQTFEGRAVLSVQGEWKPGTQPLPAGTLYVPVAQRGVEVLAHLLEPLAPDSLLTWGFFNAHFEQKEYIEEYVLEPYARELLAKDATVKAAWEQRLKDPAFAADPQARIQFFAGRHPSHDVRFNLYPVFRTATPPPGLRPVK; this is encoded by the coding sequence ATGCTCCTTCCCCTGCTCCTTGCCACCGCGCTCTCCCAGGCCCCGCTCACCACCGCCGCCGAGCGCAGCCAGTGGACCCGCACCGGCCGCTATGACGAAGTGGAGAGCCTCTGCCGCGCCTTCCCCAAGGCCTTCCCCGGCAAGGTGCGCTGCGAGACCTTCGGCACCACCCCGGAGGGCAGGCCCCTGCTGGCGCTCGTGGCCAGCGCGGACGGCACCCTCACCCCCTCGGCCGCCGCGAAGAAGAACCGGCCCGTCTTCTTCTTCCAGGGCGGCATCCACGCCGGCGAAATCGACGGCAAGGACGCGGGCTTCTGGCTGCTGCGCGACGTGCTCGCGGGCAAGGCCCTGCCGGGGGTGCTCCTGCAGGTGACGGCCGTCTTCGTCCCCGTCTTCAACGTGGATGGCCACGAGCGCTTCGGCCCCAACCAGCGCCCCAACCAGGTGGGCCCCGAGGAGATGGGCTGGCGCGTCACCGCGCAGAACCTCAACCTCAACCGGGACTACGTGAAGGCGGACGCGCCGGAGATGACCGCCCTGCTCACCTTCCTCCAGACGTGGGATCCGGTGCTCTACGCGGACCTCCACGTCACCGACGGCGCCCAGTTCCAGCCTGACGTCTCCTTGGGCCTGGAGCCCCAGAAGGGCCACGCCGCCGCGATGCGCCCGGCCGGCCAGAAGATGATCTCCGAGCTCCTCTCGGTGCTGAAGGACCAGGGCCACCTGCCGCTGCCCTTCTACCCCTCCTTCAACGCGTCCGATGATCCGATGTCCGGCTTCAGCTACGGCATCTCCTCGCCGCGCTTCAGCCACAACTACTGGGCCGCCCAGCGCCGCTTCGGCGTGCTGGTGGAGACCCACTCGTGGAAGCCCTACGCGCACCGCGTGAAGACGACGCGCGACGTGCTGGAGGCCATGCTGCGGCTCGTCGCCCGGGATGGGGCCGCGCTGCGCGCCGCCGCGAAGGCCGCCGCCGCCGAGGCCGAGGCCGGGCAGGTGAAGGAGGTGGTGCTCATCTGGAAGACCACCGAGAAGAACCACCCCATCGAGTTCCCCGGCTATGCCTACACCCGGGAGACCTCGCCGCTGTTCCAGATTCCAGTGGTGCAGTACGACGCCACGAAGCCCCAGGTCTGGACGATTCCCTACTTCGACGAGGTGCGCCCGGGCCTCACCGTCCCCCTGCCCGCGGGCGGGTATCTGATCCCCGCGGCGCATGCGGCGTGGGTGGCCGTGAAGCTCCGTGCCCACGGCCTGCGCTTCCAGCGCCTGGAGCGCGCGGTGCCCTCCGCCGAGGTGGAGGTGTTCCGCGCCACCGAAATTCAGCGCCGGCCGCAGACCTTCGAGGGCCGCGCGGTCCTCTCCGTCCAGGGCGAGTGGAAGCCGGGCACCCAGCCCCTGCCCGCAGGCACGCTCTATGTGCCGGTGGCCCAGCGCGGCGTGGAGGTGCTGGCCCACCTGCTGGAGCCGCTCGCCCCGGACTCGCTGCTCACCTGGGGCTTCTTCAACGCCCACTTCGAGCAAAAGGAATACATCGAGGAGTACGTGCTGGAGCCCTACGCCCGGGAGCTGCTCGCGAAGGACGCCACCGTGAAGGCCGCCTGGGAGCAGCGCTTGAAGGATCCCGCCTTCGCGGCGGATCCCCAGGCCCGGATCCAGTTCTTCGCCGGGCGCCACCCCTCCCACGACGTCCGCTTCAACCTCTACCCCGTGTTCCGCACCGCCACGCCCCCGCCGGGCTTGCGCCCCGTGAAGTAG
- a CDS encoding TIGR02266 family protein, with amino-acid sequence MPTFSLAALWNASAIPGHVAGIVEAIEELLPSTQPVAITVALRENEAHLELKLEMTTFPRLEMDRFSWEIKASKGTLVELWRLPKAERDAFRAAAFSGNVITAPDYFTAARTLQEHLEAIIARGRRPVQVVIPPSAQRAPAQAQVADEPLAEAVDEPLVPSEDVEEEPLEPIEELEEEPLEPIEEAADEPIEAIEEPLDEPIEAIEEPLDEPIDAPLDEPIAAAQPVDAGPAPVTEPPAGPELRRAHRFPVMLEMEFRSELDFVREHATNISNGGLFVRTAHRPPIDSIVKVDVKLPNGSSLQGEAIVVHLVDDPYKGGVGLAFLNDDPTFATTLDDYLASLAGPV; translated from the coding sequence GTGCCAACCTTCAGTCTCGCAGCGTTGTGGAACGCCTCCGCCATCCCCGGCCATGTGGCCGGGATCGTGGAAGCCATCGAGGAGCTGTTGCCCTCGACGCAGCCCGTCGCCATCACCGTGGCGTTGCGTGAGAACGAAGCCCACCTCGAGCTCAAGCTGGAGATGACCACCTTCCCCCGGCTCGAGATGGACCGGTTCTCGTGGGAGATCAAGGCGAGCAAGGGAACCCTCGTGGAGCTGTGGCGCCTGCCCAAGGCCGAGCGCGACGCGTTCCGGGCCGCCGCCTTCTCCGGCAACGTCATCACCGCCCCCGACTACTTCACCGCGGCGCGCACCCTCCAGGAGCACCTGGAGGCCATCATCGCCCGCGGCCGGCGCCCCGTGCAGGTGGTCATCCCGCCTTCCGCCCAGCGGGCCCCGGCGCAGGCCCAGGTGGCCGATGAGCCGCTCGCGGAGGCGGTGGACGAGCCGCTCGTTCCCAGCGAGGACGTGGAGGAGGAGCCCCTCGAGCCCATCGAGGAGCTCGAAGAAGAGCCCCTCGAGCCCATCGAGGAGGCCGCCGACGAGCCCATCGAGGCCATCGAAGAACCCCTCGACGAGCCCATCGAGGCCATCGAAGAACCCCTCGACGAGCCCATCGACGCGCCGCTGGACGAGCCCATCGCCGCCGCGCAGCCGGTGGACGCCGGGCCCGCCCCGGTCACCGAGCCACCCGCGGGCCCCGAGCTGCGCCGCGCCCACCGCTTCCCCGTCATGCTGGAGATGGAGTTCCGCTCGGAGCTGGACTTCGTCCGGGAGCACGCCACGAACATCTCCAACGGCGGGCTCTTCGTGCGCACCGCCCACCGGCCGCCCATCGACAGCATCGTCAAGGTGGACGTGAAGCTGCCCAACGGATCGAGCCTCCAGGGAGAGGCCATCGTGGTCCACCTGGTGGATGACCCCTACAAGGGCGGGGTGGGCCTGGCGTTCCTCAACGACGATCCCACCTTCGCGACGACGCTGGACGACTACCTGGCGAGCCTCGCGGGGCCGGTCTAA
- a CDS encoding LysM peptidoglycan-binding domain-containing protein codes for MAEYRIRAGDTLSSIARQHKVGVNELAQANHIRNPNKILVGDTLKLPGGRPPSSGNTTATPSLHRPRPAPINTADVFEAPPSRPATSTGPFRDEKTGRTFKNSNGYPLYAQGDAEWGAKQIGTKTGPRDNMTNFGCAVSSVAMAISGITGRTVTPGELDAHMKQKGAMTNNAIGTWGAAGSVDGLGVQVTRQPAGKFGADRIDQELAQGKPVAVGVDYKTGSGANRRLVHDGKTDHWILITGKSADGKSYLANDPATGNAITLRKEGNRLVANALDKDYQTTGDATTFGQGPGKTAPIPAPVSQRPLAPVANSGVQTLAGVGANGFKSVEPADFRHGGVQSQAAIVIGTAEGNRTPKGGVRDSYHGHSDPANNKTNIGSFSVQGSKAARANGDPARADALQLAELASVTPKFETAARAAGLDPRNSLLLASYYDMQTQSPATAAAFLRELPGLASKGVTAETLIQARVHAFQNNGKTGGWHDTPGKVEPDARRRTLALVDALRAQGFAN; via the coding sequence ATGGCTGAGTATCGGATTCGTGCAGGAGACACGCTGTCCTCTATCGCCCGGCAGCACAAGGTCGGCGTGAACGAATTGGCCCAGGCCAATCACATCCGGAATCCGAACAAGATCCTCGTGGGAGACACGCTGAAGCTCCCCGGCGGACGCCCGCCTTCGTCCGGCAACACCACCGCCACGCCGTCTCTGCACCGGCCACGGCCCGCCCCGATCAACACCGCGGATGTCTTCGAAGCGCCCCCCTCGCGGCCCGCCACGTCCACGGGCCCCTTCCGGGACGAGAAGACCGGCCGCACCTTCAAGAACTCCAACGGCTATCCCCTCTACGCGCAAGGGGATGCCGAGTGGGGGGCCAAACAGATCGGCACCAAGACCGGGCCTCGCGACAACATGACCAACTTTGGCTGCGCCGTGTCCTCAGTGGCCATGGCGATCAGTGGCATCACCGGACGCACAGTGACCCCCGGGGAACTCGACGCGCACATGAAGCAGAAGGGCGCGATGACCAACAACGCCATTGGCACCTGGGGCGCCGCCGGGAGCGTGGACGGCTTGGGTGTTCAGGTGACCCGTCAGCCGGCCGGGAAGTTCGGAGCCGACCGGATTGACCAGGAGCTGGCCCAGGGCAAGCCCGTGGCGGTGGGCGTGGACTACAAGACGGGCTCGGGAGCCAACCGCAGGCTTGTCCACGACGGTAAGACGGACCACTGGATCCTCATCACCGGCAAGAGCGCTGATGGGAAGAGCTACCTCGCCAACGACCCTGCCACGGGCAATGCCATAACCCTGCGCAAGGAAGGCAACCGGCTGGTGGCCAATGCTCTCGACAAGGACTACCAGACCACGGGAGACGCCACCACGTTCGGCCAGGGCCCGGGCAAGACTGCACCCATCCCCGCCCCTGTCTCCCAGCGGCCTCTAGCGCCCGTGGCCAACTCGGGCGTCCAGACCCTTGCAGGCGTGGGCGCCAATGGCTTCAAGAGCGTCGAGCCGGCGGACTTCCGCCACGGCGGAGTGCAGTCACAGGCGGCCATCGTGATCGGCACCGCCGAGGGCAACCGCACGCCCAAGGGCGGCGTGCGCGACAGCTACCATGGGCACTCGGATCCAGCGAACAACAAGACCAACATCGGCTCCTTCTCCGTACAGGGCAGCAAGGCAGCGCGGGCGAATGGAGATCCGGCGCGCGCGGATGCGCTCCAGCTCGCCGAGCTCGCCTCCGTGACGCCGAAGTTCGAGACGGCGGCGCGCGCGGCGGGCCTGGATCCCCGCAACTCGCTGCTGCTCGCGAGCTACTACGACATGCAGACGCAGTCGCCCGCCACGGCTGCCGCGTTCCTGCGCGAGCTGCCCGGCTTGGCCAGCAAGGGCGTGACGGCGGAGACATTGATCCAGGCCCGGGTCCACGCCTTCCAGAACAACGGGAAGACCGGCGGCTGGCACGACACCCCCGGGAAGGTCGAGCCCGACGCCCGTCGACGGACGCTCGCACTCGTGGACGCCCTGCGCGCGCAGGGATTCGCCAACTGA
- a CDS encoding AAA family ATPase, protein MKILAIRGRNLTSLAGDFALALDEPPLDKLGLFAITGATGSGKSTLLDALCLALFDRTPRLGGRGGVPVGRSGEEDEDRLLSHDVRGVLRRGAAEGFAEVDFQGTDGKRYRAKWSVWRSRNKAEGRFRPQELSLTEVASGQLFGRTKSEVLQAIEEKLGLSFDQFRRSALLAQGEFAAFLRADANERAELLERMTGTEIYSRLSIAAHERHKAEQNELDRMSQGIAAISRMPEEERTAAESALAVEEAARAQQEAVLKETSAAMEWYRERARLRTSEREASEAWARGEQEVAAAAPREAELARVRAAEAFRMPVASVEAAERAGAEAAALKASRAAEAARFLADVGTRKEALRQAEAARAAAQADEAAQAPALTEAARLDAQGVMERREAQEASQRAESSRADEARQRQVLADLSQKEEAARRAAEEARTWLASQTRLEAIAKEWPRWEAELVRYERAAGTEKESRLVATRKGAEVTALRETTDQRRQEWESHQASLEKAQATATQAEAAVGEDAGAARRALRASLDARREALRSLGVAQAGAAIDAVAEREALAEGEAARREAEAAKTEAREAAARRGVLEASWSEARRALAQAQSAQSYSSQRATLKDGEDCPLCGAKDHPYVRAEDALDGLVVSATARVETLEAERAQTGREEASALVREQGARAREAQAENRRSTTGLRLAGHREAWAAARARMEAPLPPEAPEDVASAGWLDEALKAVLAQLEAVRAGEEAAEQRARAAKEARAALESWRSRVEVAGEALRRAEAEHARAEQALQQAEREAGQAAEVRRQAVADLAPAFKEGWGEWENRLAADPSGFRKRGSEQVATWHARQEAFKVAQEREAEGRQARAAAEAKAEVLRGVAEGHALASQRAAEALQRTQAERAKLLNGRPTEEVRAGLRAAVDAATKAFEQARERAEAAGREAAVATARAEEAAKAHQAAADAQAQAQASLGVLLQGQGLVLADVRALLAKGAAWCEAQARALAELHAAHERTRAVLDERRGWLARHEASTPPALPEPEVEAALERTRAQVETHRASAAKWKARLDQDHEARERHGAQMLVLEERRRAAGMWKTLHELIGSSDGKKFKVFAQSLTLDALLLHANAHLQDLARRYKLMRVPGHDLDLQVVDQDMGDEVRALASLSGGESFLVSLALALGLASLSSETAQVETLFIDEGFGTLDPETLEVALATLDALQATGRQVGIISHVSGLAERIGVQVRVVKQGGGRSRLVVEAELGMVPALPQVKPGQRVA, encoded by the coding sequence ATGAAGATCCTCGCCATCCGGGGACGCAACCTGACGAGCCTCGCGGGGGACTTCGCGCTGGCGCTGGATGAGCCGCCCCTGGACAAGCTGGGGCTGTTCGCCATCACCGGGGCCACCGGCTCGGGCAAGAGCACGCTGCTGGACGCGCTGTGCCTGGCGCTCTTCGATCGCACCCCGAGGCTGGGGGGACGCGGGGGCGTGCCGGTGGGGCGCTCTGGGGAAGAGGACGAGGACCGGCTGCTCTCCCACGACGTGCGCGGCGTGCTGCGGCGGGGGGCGGCCGAGGGCTTCGCCGAGGTGGATTTCCAGGGCACGGACGGCAAGCGCTACCGGGCCAAGTGGTCCGTGTGGCGGTCCCGGAACAAGGCCGAGGGGCGGTTCCGTCCCCAGGAGCTGAGCCTGACGGAGGTGGCCTCCGGGCAGCTCTTTGGCCGCACCAAGTCGGAGGTGCTTCAGGCCATCGAGGAGAAGCTCGGGCTGTCGTTTGATCAGTTCCGCCGCTCCGCGCTGCTGGCCCAGGGCGAGTTCGCCGCCTTCCTGCGCGCGGATGCCAACGAGCGCGCGGAGCTGCTGGAGCGGATGACGGGCACGGAGATCTACAGCCGGTTGTCCATCGCTGCGCACGAGCGCCACAAGGCGGAGCAGAACGAGTTGGATCGGATGTCCCAGGGGATCGCGGCCATCTCCCGGATGCCGGAGGAGGAGCGCACGGCGGCCGAGAGCGCGCTCGCGGTGGAAGAGGCGGCGCGTGCCCAGCAAGAGGCGGTGCTGAAAGAGACCTCGGCCGCGATGGAGTGGTACCGGGAGCGGGCCCGGCTGCGGACATCCGAGCGCGAGGCCTCGGAGGCCTGGGCCCGGGGTGAGCAGGAGGTGGCGGCGGCGGCGCCCCGGGAGGCCGAGCTCGCGCGGGTGCGCGCGGCGGAGGCCTTCCGGATGCCCGTGGCCTCGGTGGAGGCCGCCGAGCGCGCGGGAGCAGAAGCCGCCGCGCTCAAGGCGTCGCGGGCGGCGGAGGCCGCGAGGTTCCTCGCGGACGTGGGCACGCGGAAGGAGGCGTTGCGGCAGGCGGAAGCGGCCCGCGCGGCGGCGCAGGCGGACGAGGCTGCTCAGGCTCCGGCATTGACCGAAGCAGCGCGGCTGGATGCGCAGGGGGTCATGGAGCGCCGGGAGGCCCAGGAGGCCTCTCAGCGCGCGGAGTCTTCCCGGGCGGACGAAGCGCGCCAGCGGCAGGTGCTGGCGGACCTCTCCCAGAAGGAGGAGGCGGCGCGCCGCGCGGCGGAAGAGGCTCGGACATGGCTGGCCAGCCAGACGCGCCTGGAGGCCATCGCCAAGGAGTGGCCCCGCTGGGAGGCGGAGCTGGTCCGGTATGAGCGCGCCGCGGGGACCGAGAAGGAGTCCCGCCTGGTGGCCACGCGCAAGGGCGCCGAGGTGACGGCGCTGCGCGAGACCACGGACCAGCGGCGCCAGGAGTGGGAGTCCCATCAGGCGTCCCTGGAGAAGGCGCAGGCCACGGCTACCCAGGCCGAGGCCGCGGTGGGCGAGGACGCCGGGGCGGCCCGGCGCGCCTTGAGAGCGTCCCTGGACGCGCGGCGGGAGGCACTGCGGAGCCTGGGCGTCGCCCAGGCGGGTGCGGCCATTGATGCCGTGGCGGAGCGGGAGGCCCTGGCGGAGGGAGAGGCGGCGCGGCGGGAGGCGGAAGCCGCGAAGACCGAGGCGCGCGAGGCGGCGGCCCGGCGGGGGGTGCTGGAGGCCTCGTGGAGTGAAGCGCGGCGGGCCCTGGCCCAGGCGCAGTCCGCCCAGAGCTACTCCTCCCAGCGGGCCACGTTGAAGGACGGAGAGGACTGTCCACTGTGTGGGGCGAAGGACCATCCCTACGTCCGGGCAGAGGATGCCTTGGATGGGCTCGTGGTGAGCGCCACCGCGCGTGTCGAGACGCTGGAGGCGGAGCGGGCACAGACGGGGCGTGAGGAAGCGTCGGCGCTCGTGCGAGAGCAAGGCGCCCGGGCCCGGGAGGCTCAGGCGGAGAACCGGCGGAGCACCACGGGGCTCCGGCTCGCGGGACACCGCGAGGCGTGGGCCGCGGCGCGGGCGCGGATGGAGGCACCCCTTCCCCCCGAGGCCCCGGAGGACGTGGCCTCCGCGGGGTGGTTGGACGAGGCCTTGAAAGCGGTCCTCGCGCAACTGGAAGCGGTGCGGGCCGGCGAGGAGGCCGCCGAGCAGCGGGCCCGCGCGGCGAAGGAGGCCCGGGCCGCGTTGGAGTCCTGGCGTTCCAGGGTGGAGGTGGCGGGAGAGGCGCTGCGGCGCGCGGAGGCGGAGCACGCCCGGGCCGAGCAGGCCCTTCAGCAAGCGGAGCGCGAGGCCGGGCAGGCCGCGGAGGTCCGGCGGCAGGCCGTGGCGGACCTGGCGCCCGCGTTCAAGGAGGGGTGGGGCGAGTGGGAGAACCGGCTCGCGGCGGACCCCTCGGGCTTCCGCAAGCGCGGCTCGGAGCAGGTGGCCACATGGCATGCGCGCCAGGAGGCCTTCAAGGTGGCGCAGGAGCGCGAAGCCGAGGGGCGCCAGGCCCGGGCCGCCGCCGAGGCCAAGGCGGAGGTCCTGCGGGGCGTCGCCGAGGGGCATGCCCTCGCCTCCCAGCGCGCGGCGGAGGCGCTCCAGCGGACGCAGGCCGAGCGCGCGAAGCTGCTGAACGGCCGTCCCACCGAGGAGGTGCGCGCGGGGCTGCGGGCGGCGGTGGACGCGGCCACGAAGGCGTTCGAGCAGGCCCGGGAACGGGCGGAGGCCGCGGGACGCGAGGCGGCGGTGGCCACGGCGCGCGCCGAGGAGGCCGCCAAGGCCCACCAGGCCGCCGCCGATGCACAGGCGCAGGCGCAGGCCTCGCTCGGCGTGCTGCTCCAAGGCCAGGGGCTGGTCCTGGCGGACGTGCGGGCGCTGCTGGCGAAGGGCGCGGCCTGGTGCGAGGCCCAGGCCCGCGCCCTGGCGGAGCTCCACGCGGCGCACGAGCGGACCCGGGCGGTGCTCGATGAGCGCCGCGGTTGGCTCGCACGGCACGAGGCCTCCACGCCCCCCGCGCTGCCCGAGCCCGAGGTGGAGGCGGCCCTGGAGCGGACCCGCGCGCAGGTGGAGACCCACCGCGCCAGCGCGGCGAAGTGGAAGGCCCGGCTGGATCAGGACCACGAGGCCCGCGAGCGGCACGGCGCGCAGATGCTCGTGCTGGAGGAGCGGCGCCGCGCCGCCGGGATGTGGAAGACGCTGCACGAGCTGATCGGCTCGTCGGACGGCAAGAAGTTCAAGGTGTTCGCCCAGAGCCTCACGCTGGACGCGCTGCTGCTTCACGCCAATGCCCACCTCCAGGACCTGGCCCGGCGCTACAAGCTGATGCGCGTGCCGGGGCACGACCTGGATCTCCAGGTGGTGGATCAGGACATGGGCGACGAGGTGCGGGCCCTGGCGAGCCTCTCCGGCGGCGAGTCCTTCCTCGTCTCGCTGGCGCTGGCGCTGGGGCTGGCGTCGCTCTCGTCGGAGACGGCCCAGGTGGAGACGCTCTTCATCGACGAGGGCTTCGGCACGCTGGATCCGGAGACGCTGGAGGTGGCGCTGGCCACGCTCGACGCGCTCCAGGCCACGGGCCGCCAGGTGGGCATCATCTCCCACGTGTCCGGGCTGGCCGAGCGCATCGGCGTGCAGGTGCGCGTGGTGAAGCAGGGCGGAGGGCGCAGCCGCCTCGTGGTGGAGGCGGAGCTGGGCATGGTGCCCGCGCTGCCCCAGGTGAAGCCGGGGCAGCGGGTGGCGTGA